The Panulirus ornatus isolate Po-2019 chromosome 5, ASM3632096v1, whole genome shotgun sequence genome includes a window with the following:
- the LOC139748767 gene encoding uncharacterized protein: MSSGDEKFSNDICGKSYSQEDHLHMHMFLHNDQKENGCTESGKLFSHGRNLQNHLLVQSDVENLRKVKRFICDECGKMFLRKNVLKRHLLVHSNVKNFECDECGKLFLRKCSLTEHLLVHSDVKNFGCHECGKLFSRKQDLNQHLYVHIGVKNFKCDECGKLFLRKSYLRRHLLEHSGVKFRCIECGKLFLQKRDLERHMLVHSGEKKFGCDECGKLFLQEKYLKEHLPVHSNEKKFGCDECGKLFSQKRYLQRHMLMHSGVKKFGCDECGKMFWQKSCLQQHLPMHSGVKEFECDDCGKLFFRKCHLQRHLYVHNGVKKFGCDDCGKLFFRKSHLQRHLLVHSGVKNFGCNDCGKQFYRKSHLERHLLVHNSVKKFGCDQCGKLFLHKASLERHLLVHSGVNMLGCDL; encoded by the coding sequence ATGTCTAGTGGAGATGAAAAGTTTTCAAATGACATATGTGGTAAATCATATTCACAAGAGGATCATCTCCATATGCATATGTTTTTGCACAATgatcaaaaagaaaatggttgtaCTGAAAGCGGTAAACTGTTTTCACATGGTAGAAACCTTCAGAACCATCTCCTTGTGCAGAGTGATGTTGAAAATTTAAGAAAGGTGAAAAGGTTtatatgtgatgaatgtgggaaaatgtttctacgtaaaaatgttttaaaaagacATCTGCTTGTGCATAGTAATGTGAAAAACTTTgagtgtgatgaatgtgggaaattgtTTTTGCGGAAGTGTAGTCTTACAGAACATTTGCTTGTGCACAGTGATGTAAAAAACTTCGGATGCCATGAATGTGGGAAATTGTTTTCACGGAAACAGGATCTTAATCAACATCTATATGTGCACATTGGTGTGAAAAATTTTaagtgtgatgaatgtgggaaattaTTTTTACGGAAAAGTTATCTTAGAAGACATCTTTTGGAGCATAGTGGTGTGAAGTTCAGATGTATTGAGTGTGGAAAACTTTTTTTACAAAAGAGAGATCTTGAAAGACATATGTTAGTGCACAGTGGTGAGAAgaagtttggatgtgatgaatgtggaaagCTGTTTTTACAGGAAAAATACCTTAAAGAACATTTACCTGTGCATAGCAATGAGAaaaagtttggatgtgatgaatgtggaaaaCTGTTTTCACAAAAACGTTATCTTCAAAGGCATATGCTTATGCATAGTGGTGTGAaaaagtttggatgtgatgaGTGTGGGAAAATGTTTTGGCAGAAAAGTTGTCTTCAACAACATTTGCCTATGCACAGTGGTGTTAAAGAGTTTGAATGTGATGATTGCGGGAAACTGTTTTTCAGGAAATGTCATCTTCAACGCCATTTGTATGTGCACAATGGTGTAAaaaagtttggatgtgatgatTGTGGGAAATTGTTTTTCcggaaaagtcaccttcaacgCCATTTGCTCGTGCACAGTGGTGTGAAAAACTTTGGGTGTAATGATTGTGGGAAACAGTTTTATCGGAAAAGTCATCTTGAACGTCATTTGCTTGTGCACAACAGTGTGAAAAAGTTTGGATGTGAtcaatgtgggaaactgtttcTGCATAAGGCTAGTCTTGAAAGACATTTGCTTGTGCACAGTGGTGTGAACATGTTGGGATGTGATCTGTGA